Genomic window (Dolosigranulum savutiense):
TTAGTTGCCTTGACAAAAGTTGCGAGTCGCCATGTGATGATTGTTGCGGGGATTATGTTAGCAGGGTTAGGTGTTTTCCCTAAGTTGAGTGCCTTGATCTCAGTAATGCCGCAACCCGTTTTAGGAGGCGTTGGCGTTATCATGTTTGGTCTAGTAGCTGCACAAGGTTTGAAAGTTTTATCGCAAATTAACTTAGGTGACCGAGAATTGTTAATTATTTCTGTTGCATTTGCGCTTGGAATTGGTGTGACTGTCCGTCCAGATGTACTGAATGGATTACCAGCAGCGATTCAGATGATTTTGTCATCAGGTATTTCAACTGGAACATTAGCAGCATTAATCTTGAATATTGTTTTGAAAAAATAGATTTGGAGTAAGCCGTCTATTATCCTGTCACATGCTGGATAATAGGCGATTTATTTATTTGGAGCAGATAGAAGTTATTCAGATACTATATGATAAATTTTGTCACCAAAAATGCCAATAGATCGTTGTTTGAGCGCCGATTCCACTTACTATTTTTTAAATTTTAATCACACGCTAAACGAAACCACAAGCTATTTCGCTTAATATGATTATTTTTTAATTTCACTTTAAAAAAGGGTAGATTAACGGTTATAAGTGTTTTATCTACCGTAACTTATGATAAAATGAAAGAGGTAAGTTGAGAAAGAGGGGAAAGATAATGGCACAAAAGAAATCAGTAGATAAAAAAACAGAACAATTCATTGAACAACAATTGGATTTAATGGATGATAAGCGTTTGATTCGAAAAATTGATAGTGAACATTTGTTGATTAATGGAACAAAATATGAGATTATGCAAGACGTTAAAGAGGCACTGGATTTAACGAGACTAGAAAATCGCTATACAGAATTTTTTGAAAAATATGACTATATTGTTGGTGATCTATCGCGTGAAGCCTTAAGATTACGTGGATTTTATGCTGACCATCAACGCAAAGTACCAGTTGATATGCGCATTTCGTATTTAGAAGATTATTTAGCTGAATTTTGTAATTTTGGGTGCCCGTATTTTGTTTTAAAACGTTTGGCTCCGAAAAAACACTTTAAACCGTATAATAGCAAAGATAACCAGCAGTACCATAAGAAAAAAGCCAAATTTAAAAAGAAGCCAAACAAAACAAAATAGCGATAAGATAAAAGAAAGTGGTGGCATAACGTGAAAAAAGAGTATCAAGGGTATATTATTGATTTAGATGGAACGATGTATCGGGGAGCAGATCCTATTAAAGAAGCACCGGGCTTTATTGAACGCTTACGAGCAAGTGGGGTGCCGTTTTTGTTCTTAACGAATAATTCGACTGGACATCCAAGTGATAAGGTAGAGCAGTTGCGCCGTGTTGGGGTGGAGGCTTACCCTGAAGAGGTATATACAAGTTCCTTGGCCACAGCCGATTATTTAGCGTCGTTAGGTGGAAAGACGGTTTATGCAATTGGGGAAAAAGGCTTACTCGATGCCCTGTCAGATAAAGGACTGATCTTCGATGATCAAGCACCCGATTATGTCGTTATTGGTTTGGATCGACAAGTGACCTATGAAAAGTTAGAGAAAGCCGTATTACTTATTCAAGCGGGAGCACAATTTTTTGCGACGAATAAAGATACTAATATTCCAACTGAGCGGGGAATGTCGCCGAGTAATGGGGCGTTAGTTGCTTTTGTAGAAAAGGCGGTGGATGTATCACCACAATTTATCGGTAAACCAGAAGCTATCATTATGGAGAAAGCGTTGGATAAACTAGGATGTACAAAGTCAGAAGTTTTAATGGTTGGCGATAACTATGAGACGGATATCCGTTCTGGGCTCGATAATGGAATTGATACGTTGCTTGTTTTGAGTGGATTTACGACGAAGCAAGACTTGGAGCAGGTGGAGAAACAACCTACATATGTTGTTGAAACATTGGATGAATGGGAAGTAGAATAGGTTGTGAATCAAGTGAATACATTTAAATGGAGCCATCTATTAGGTAAGACCAGTTTATTTTTGACGATGCTGACACTCAGTATTGCGTTGACTATTTTATTCGTGCCACTGTTTGAGTGGTCACTCTATATAGGGAATATCCCTGAACAAGTTGGGATGCGTCACGAGACAATTATGGAAAATTATTATGTTCTGCTGCGCTATTTGCATGCGCCCTGGATTAATGAATTGCATATGCCGGACTTTCCGACGTCAGCGAGTGGGGCGTTTCATTTTTATGAAGTGAAGATATTATTTGGTATTAATTATGCAGTTCTTTTTTTAAGTGGCATATGTTCGATATATTATGTTAAGTATTTAAAGAAACAACAATATCTTTGGTCACTGAAACAGCCTTTTAAGGTGGCGATTGCAGTTCCTATAGCATTGACTATATTTTTAGCATTCAGCTTTGATTATATGTTTGTTTTATTCCACCAAATATTATTTAACAATGAGGATTGGTTGTTTAATCCAGCAACAGACCCCATTATTACGGTTCTGACGCAAGATTTTTTTATGTATTGTTTCTTGTTTGCCTTTATTTTATTAGAGAGTATGCTGGTTGGAGGTTATTTAATCGGGAAGACTAGTCAAACAGCATAATAAAAAACGTTTATCTTTTTGTAAAGATAAACGTTTTTTATGAGTTAAGATTATTGCATAATAGCAGAGACACCTGGATCTGCATGGGCAATTCGACTTGCAGCTGCGGCAGCAATAGCGCCCACAATATCGTCCAAGAATGTATGGGTCATATCCGAATCAAGATGTGTATCGAGTTTGGAGATGATTTTTGGTTTGGTCTTGTCCAAGTATCCGAAATTCGTAAACCCAATGGAGCCATAGACATTAACAATAGACAGCGCCAAGACTTCATCAATACCGTATAGTCCTTCATCAGACGCAATAATTTCACTTAGAGGGCTAGAGAGTTTGCCTTCTTCTGTTAGGATATCGAGTTCAATACCGGTTAAGATGGCATTACAGACTTCCCTTTTTTCCAAGACTTTCTTAACATTGTCTAAGCAATGTTCCATTGATAATTCTTTTAGGTACGGTTTTTGTAAGTCATAGACGAGTTCCGCAATATCTTCAAGGACAACACCACGTTCTTCAATGCGGGCAATGGCTTTCTGGCTTAACGTCTTATCTGATTGAATTTGAATCATAATTAGCTCTCCTTTAATGGTTTATAAGTGTAATTCAGTGCTTTGAATGGGTTGTTTAGATGAAGTAGGATCAATATAAGACATGGCATGATTGATCGCGGTCGGAGCCTCACCGAATCCTACAGCAATTAATTTTATTTTTTCATCGTAATGAGCAACATCTCCTATAGCGAACAGGCCGGGGATTGTTGTGGTCATTGCGCGATCGACAAGAATACCGCGATTATCTAATTGGATTCCCCAGTCACTTACTTCATCCATTGCAGAGACGAAGCCGTAATTGACGATGAGGTAATCGATATCGATAGTTAGTGTGTCGTTCGAACGCTTCTTGCTCAATGTTAGTTGATCAATCTGTCGATTATCTGAACTGTGAAGTTGCTTGGGAATATAAGGGGTGAGTAGTTGAACTGATGATTGTTCTAACTGTTGGACGGCCCCTTCATGAGCTCTGAATTGGTTGCGACGATGGATTAGAGACACTTCAGAGGCAACTCCTTCTAGAGCTAGCGCCCAATCAACAGCCGAGTCTCCACCACCACAGATCGCCACTTTTTTATCTCGGTATTGTTCTAAGTTACGCACAATATAGTGCAAATTAGTTTGCTCAAATACTTCAGGGTAATTGAATGGCAAGCGACGTGGCTTAAATGATCCTTGACCTGTTGCAATAATAACAGTTTTGGAATAGTGGGTACCTTTAGTGGTTGTAAGTTTGAATTGATCGGCTTCCTTTTCGATCATTAATACTTTTTCTTCTAAACAGATCGTAGGGTTAAAGTGATTCATTTGTTGGATTAACTGGTCAGTTAGTTCAGCTCCGGTTATACTCGCATAGCCCCCAACATCATAGATCATTTTTTCAGGATAAAGAATATGAGGTTGTCCACCTAAGATAGGGAGAGATTCGATAATTTTAGTCGAAGCTTGTCGCATCCCAGCATAGAAGGCGGCAAACATTCCTACAGGGCCACCACCAATAATTGTAATATCGTATAGGGTTGACATGTTAACTCCTCCTTCATTTTTTACACATAAAATAAGTAATAGATTGCTACCGAAATGATAATACCTGACAGTATACCGAAGAATACTTCAATCGGCTTGTGTCCGAGCATTTCGCGTGATTTTCGTTCAATTGCAGGAAGTTCTTTCATCCCTTCTTGGGTTAAGTTAACAAAACTCTGGCGCAATTCCTTGAAATCATTAAATAATTCATTAATCATAATACTATGTTCACCACTTTGTCGGCGGACCCCCATTGAATCGAAAATAACAATTGAGCCAAAGGTGATCGCAATAGCAACATGTGGAGAGGTCCAACCATATTCGATAATAAGAGCAGTCATAACACTGACGACTCCAGCCGAATGCGAGCTAGGCATGCCTCCTGTTGAGAAGATAATAGAGGGTTGCACATTTTTACCTAAGGATAAACCAATTGGATATTTAATCAATTGTGAGATAAGAATCGATGATAATGCTGCAATGAGTGGATAATTATTGAATATCGATATCATGTTTAAAACGTCCTTCTTTTTTTAGTAATCTATTACCCATCATACCATTTAAAAAGAAAAAAATCAGGGAAAAGCCATAAAAAAAAGCTATCCAACCCTTTTACTGAGTTGGATAGCTCCTTTAGAATGTTGTCTAGTGAAGCTAAACTAATTGCTATTCATTCTTTAGTTTAGCAAATATTAGTAAATAATTCTAGTGAGAACTAGAAAGGTTTTTGTTAATGACTAAGAAAGAAAAATCAAGATATTTTACATTTTTATTATACCCTGAAAGTATTCCAAATGATTGGGAATTAAGGTTAGAAACTTTAGGATTTCCTATTGCAATCAGTCCATTACATGATAGAGATAAAAAAGAAGATCAAGAAAAAGGTTTAAAAAAGCCCCACTATCATGTTATATATGTTACTCCTAATCCAGTGACTGCTCATAGTGTAAAAATGAGAATAAAGAGACTTTTAGGAGATAATAGTCTTGCTCTTGTACAAATTGTCTCTAGTAGTATGGAAAATATGTATTTATATTTAACGCATGAATCGAAGGACGCTATTGCTAAAAATAAGTATATTTATAATAAGTCAGATATAAAATTATTGAATAATTTTGATATTGATAGATATATAGTAGTCGATCGACAACAACAAGTTGAGATTGAAAAAACAATATTAAATATTATATATCATAATCATTTGGAAAATATTTTTGATTTTATGGATTTTTACTATGAACATAAAGATGAATATGATTTGCCAAATGAATCTAATTTATTTAGTATATTAAAATCTAATTCTGGCATTTTAAGAATGTTTTTTGATGGGGCGTATCAAACGAATCAACGCAAAATAATGATGGACGAACAGAAGAGAACAACCGAATAATGAACTTGACCTGCATACTTGTATCGCTCAAGTGTGCAGAATTTGTCAACAATTCTAACAGCGTCGCAGACCACACGAACGACTTATGGCAAGACAAGTGTAACTTTTCTTAAAAAAAGTCTAGTGTGTTATACTTATCTTGAATTTGAGATAAGTATGGGTTTTGATCTTAAACGGAACAGGAGCGAAACGAGTCATGAGTCACAGCATATTGCGAGTAGAAAGACGAAAAAATGCCATGAATTGGCATGCGATTGAAGGACATGTTGAGCGAAAAACAGAAGACTATAGTAACAAGGATATCGACCATAATCGCACACATTTGAATTATGACTTGATTAACAATAAGTGGCCTTATTACTTTCAACGGATACGAGAACGAATTGCAGATGGATACAATGGCAAGCGAAAAATCAGAAGTGATGCGGTACGATTAGTTGACGGATTAGTCACCAATGATGAATCGATCTTTGATGACAAGTCACCCGAACAAGTGAAACAATTCTTTGATGACTCATTAGAATTCTTGAAAGAAAAGTACGGTGAAAAGAATATTGTGTACGCCAAAGTTCATCTTGATGAGAAGACCCCGCATATGCACTTTGGATTTGTTCCGCTCACAAAAGATGGTTGATTGAGTGCGAAAGAAGTGTTGGGAAATAAAAAGCAACTGACACAATTGCAAGATGAATTCAACGAACATGTTAATCAAAAAGGCCATGAATTAGAACGTGGGCAAGCAGCAAAAGAGACTGGACGAGTTCAAAAAACAACGAATGAATTAAAACAAGAAATAAATCAACTCAAAAAAGAAAAACGAGACGTTGAATACGATCATAAAAAACAAAAGAGTCTGCAGAAAAACATCATCAAAAAAGTACGTGACGAAGAAGAAAAGTTACAAAGAGTGCGTAAAAGTCCGAAAACAAGAAAATAAAATCAAAGAACAAGAAAAGACATTCAAAAACAACAAAAATAAGCTCGATAAGCAAGAAGAGCAATTAAATGATACTTATGTACTAGAATGGCAGAAAGAGGTCTTAACGGACGGATTAAGGGTGTTCTCGAGTATGTTAGAAGAAAAGTACACAAAAGAGGAGTGGGAAAGACTAGATAAGTTATTTCGTGAAAACTGGAATGAAGATGAGTACAATGAACTCATTCGAATAGTTGAACCGCTAGCTGAAGCCAAAAATGAACGTGAGAATTGGCATGTAGATCTAGATGACCAGTGGGAAATCTAAAGCTTATGTGGTGATTCATTCCGTCGGCGGAGTCGTTAAAACGTCTTATTTGAGCGAATGCAAGGGGGCTAAGTGAGCAAAAATAAGCGTTAGATTACGCTAAGACGACGAATGAAGCCACATAAAGTGACCACAAACATTCCAGAGGCATGGTCCAGCTGATTCAGCTGGTTTTGGGTTTAAGGGGCGAAATGAGCCCCTTAAAGTAGTTGGATAAATTTTATTATAGTATAGAATATTTTCAGAGGTGTTTTTTATGAAAATGGAAACAAAAATTAAGATATTTTTGTTAGTTTATTTGTTTTTTTACTTCATTTTTAATGTATTTATTTTTCCTGAGTCACATCAATTTGAAAAATTTTCTAATTATGTATTAACGGTTATTTGTATAGTTCAATTATATGTTTTTATAAAAAAAGATGACTAATATTAATAAAAAAGATGTATAACCTCAAAAGTTATACATCTTTTTTGTTTGTGCGCCCGGCATGGGCGACAACTTGGTGGTGAAAGTCCACTATGAGCCTTTACAGTAGGAATCATTAGCCAAAGGCAAGGGTGTCCATCGTGAGGTGGAATCTGAAGGAAGCCAGAGGCAAACACCTGCACTGACGAACAGAAATCTCATAACGAAGGCCGGATAGGTGTGGATAAGCTTGCAAAACAAAGTGAAGTCCAATACTGTACGAGCACCGTCAGGTAAATGAGGCAGTGACATGGGTGGAAAGTTGTCGCTCTTACCCGGGGAGGTCTGTCTAGCGGGAAACTGTAGCAATAGCGAATAGACAGAAGTCAGCCGACGTCATAGTAGTGCGCATCGCGCATGAAGGACAGAACAATAT
Coding sequences:
- a CDS encoding YutD family protein yields the protein MAQKKSVDKKTEQFIEQQLDLMDDKRLIRKIDSEHLLINGTKYEIMQDVKEALDLTRLENRYTEFFEKYDYIVGDLSREALRLRGFYADHQRKVPVDMRISYLEDYLAEFCNFGCPYFVLKRLAPKKHFKPYNSKDNQQYHKKKAKFKKKPNKTK
- a CDS encoding TIGR01457 family HAD-type hydrolase encodes the protein MKKEYQGYIIDLDGTMYRGADPIKEAPGFIERLRASGVPFLFLTNNSTGHPSDKVEQLRRVGVEAYPEEVYTSSLATADYLASLGGKTVYAIGEKGLLDALSDKGLIFDDQAPDYVVIGLDRQVTYEKLEKAVLLIQAGAQFFATNKDTNIPTERGMSPSNGALVAFVEKAVDVSPQFIGKPEAIIMEKALDKLGCTKSEVLMVGDNYETDIRSGLDNGIDTLLVLSGFTTKQDLEQVEKQPTYVVETLDEWEVE
- a CDS encoding TIGR01906 family membrane protein, encoding MNTFKWSHLLGKTSLFLTMLTLSIALTILFVPLFEWSLYIGNIPEQVGMRHETIMENYYVLLRYLHAPWINELHMPDFPTSASGAFHFYEVKILFGINYAVLFLSGICSIYYVKYLKKQQYLWSLKQPFKVAIAVPIALTIFLAFSFDYMFVLFHQILFNNEDWLFNPATDPIITVLTQDFFMYCFLFAFILLESMLVGGYLIGKTSQTA
- a CDS encoding phosphatidylglycerophosphatase A, with product MIQIQSDKTLSQKAIARIEERGVVLEDIAELVYDLQKPYLKELSMEHCLDNVKKVLEKREVCNAILTGIELDILTEEGKLSSPLSEIIASDEGLYGIDEVLALSIVNVYGSIGFTNFGYLDKTKPKIISKLDTHLDSDMTHTFLDDIVGAIAAAAASRIAHADPGVSAIMQ
- a CDS encoding NAD(P)/FAD-dependent oxidoreductase produces the protein MSTLYDITIIGGGPVGMFAAFYAGMRQASTKIIESLPILGGQPHILYPEKMIYDVGGYASITGAELTDQLIQQMNHFNPTICLEEKVLMIEKEADQFKLTTTKGTHYSKTVIIATGQGSFKPRRLPFNYPEVFEQTNLHYIVRNLEQYRDKKVAICGGGDSAVDWALALEGVASEVSLIHRRNQFRAHEGAVQQLEQSSVQLLTPYIPKQLHSSDNRQIDQLTLSKKRSNDTLTIDIDYLIVNYGFVSAMDEVSDWGIQLDNRGILVDRAMTTTIPGLFAIGDVAHYDEKIKLIAVGFGEAPTAINHAMSYIDPTSSKQPIQSTELHL
- a CDS encoding divergent PAP2 family protein, producing MISIFNNYPLIAALSSILISQLIKYPIGLSLGKNVQPSIIFSTGGMPSSHSAGVVSVMTALIIEYGWTSPHVAIAITFGSIVIFDSMGVRRQSGEHSIMINELFNDFKELRQSFVNLTQEGMKELPAIERKSREMLGHKPIEVFFGILSGIIISVAIYYLFYV
- a CDS encoding replication protein → MTKKEKSRYFTFLLYPESIPNDWELRLETLGFPIAISPLHDRDKKEDQEKGLKKPHYHVIYVTPNPVTAHSVKMRIKRLLGDNSLALVQIVSSSMENMYLYLTHESKDAIAKNKYIYNKSDIKLLNNFDIDRYIVVDRQQQVEIEKTILNIIYHNHLENIFDFMDFYYEHKDEYDLPNESNLFSILKSNSGILRMFFDGAYQTNQRKIMMDEQKRTTE